The following coding sequences lie in one Pyrobaculum sp. 3827-6 genomic window:
- a CDS encoding S9 family peptidase, protein MSLSPEDLAKLVLVSSPDAGGGRVLFTVTRISLEQDRYESSIWVCEGGFCRSVLPGPFDLAAKASPDGARIAFLSRRGFGEKERGVALWVSEWGGEPRQLAKFLGVLDFAWGPDSGALAVVAYEGALESDVKHVERLPVWINDFGFAYNVASHLYIVDALSGAAERLTEGDVRVLRAGWSPDGRRIAYVVARDWRRPHIQDVVVLDLKTGEQAVVASGFSSVSEVAWGPDGRRIAFTGHLRPRGLSSHSRVWVVEEGGEPVCVTCGFRYGVGNGVNSDARGPSYARSLYWAGDSVLFQATVGGTVGVFRAELSGEVSPVLTPRGVVDEFAPLGGGVVYTYMEADRPKELYYWDGSEARKLTRFNDFVLERWRLRKPSRFVVKASDGEEVEGWVLLPDGPGPHKWVLYIHGGPKTAYGEGFMFEFHLLASRGYAVVFSNPRGSDGYSEEFADIRCRYGERDFQDLMEVAEHVVRNHPLDLNRSAVAGGSYGGFMTNWIITHVDKFRAAVTQRSICDWVSMYGTTDIGWYFVEDQLCCTPWRGRELCIEKSPLYLADRVKTPTLIIHSLEDYRTWLDQGILFFTALKLHGVDARLVLFPEESHELTRKGKPRHRVENFKEILNWLDRYV, encoded by the coding sequence ATGTCTCTTTCCCCAGAGGACTTGGCTAAGCTTGTCCTCGTCTCCAGCCCAGACGCCGGCGGCGGCCGGGTTCTCTTCACGGTGACGAGGATAAGCCTAGAGCAGGATAGGTACGAGTCTTCTATCTGGGTCTGCGAGGGGGGCTTCTGCAGGTCTGTCTTGCCGGGGCCGTTCGACTTGGCGGCTAAGGCATCTCCCGACGGGGCGCGGATCGCCTTCCTCTCCCGGAGGGGGTTTGGGGAAAAGGAGAGGGGCGTCGCGCTGTGGGTCTCGGAGTGGGGTGGGGAGCCTAGGCAGTTGGCCAAGTTTCTGGGGGTTCTGGACTTCGCGTGGGGGCCCGACAGCGGCGCCTTGGCCGTGGTGGCGTATGAGGGCGCTCTTGAAAGCGACGTTAAGCATGTGGAGAGGTTGCCTGTGTGGATAAACGACTTCGGCTTTGCGTACAACGTCGCCAGCCACCTCTACATCGTGGATGCCCTCAGCGGCGCCGCGGAGAGGCTGACTGAGGGAGACGTGAGGGTGTTGAGGGCTGGGTGGAGCCCCGACGGAAGGAGGATAGCGTACGTGGTGGCGCGTGACTGGAGGAGGCCTCATATACAAGACGTGGTTGTCCTCGACTTGAAGACAGGGGAGCAGGCGGTGGTGGCTTCGGGGTTCTCCTCTGTGTCTGAAGTTGCGTGGGGCCCCGACGGGAGGCGAATAGCCTTCACGGGCCATCTGAGGCCTAGGGGGCTGTCATCCCACTCCAGGGTGTGGGTAGTGGAGGAGGGTGGGGAGCCGGTGTGCGTCACCTGCGGCTTTAGGTATGGGGTTGGCAACGGGGTTAACAGCGACGCGAGGGGACCTAGCTACGCGAGGTCTCTCTACTGGGCTGGGGACTCCGTGCTGTTCCAGGCCACTGTCGGGGGGACAGTTGGGGTTTTCCGCGCAGAGCTCAGCGGCGAGGTGTCCCCGGTCCTCACGCCTAGGGGGGTTGTGGACGAGTTCGCGCCGCTGGGAGGCGGCGTTGTATACACCTACATGGAAGCGGACAGGCCTAAGGAGCTGTACTACTGGGACGGGTCCGAGGCCCGTAAGTTAACCCGCTTTAACGATTTCGTTTTGGAGAGGTGGCGCCTCAGAAAGCCCAGTAGGTTTGTGGTCAAGGCGAGCGATGGGGAGGAGGTGGAGGGGTGGGTGCTGTTGCCGGACGGCCCCGGCCCGCATAAGTGGGTGTTGTACATACATGGAGGGCCCAAGACGGCGTATGGGGAGGGTTTTATGTTCGAGTTTCACCTACTGGCCTCGCGGGGGTACGCCGTGGTTTTTTCAAACCCCAGGGGGAGCGACGGCTACAGCGAGGAGTTTGCAGACATTAGGTGTAGATACGGCGAGAGAGATTTCCAAGACTTGATGGAGGTTGCGGAGCACGTGGTTAGGAACCACCCTCTTGATCTAAATAGGTCGGCCGTGGCTGGCGGGTCTTACGGCGGCTTTATGACCAACTGGATAATTACCCACGTGGATAAGTTCAGAGCCGCGGTAACCCAGCGCTCTATCTGCGACTGGGTGTCTATGTACGGCACCACCGACATCGGGTGGTACTTCGTGGAGGATCAGCTGTGCTGTACCCCGTGGAGAGGCCGCGAGCTCTGTATAGAGAAGAGCCCGCTGTATCTAGCGGATAGGGTCAAGACGCCGACTTTGATTATCCACTCTCTAGAGGACTACAGAACGTGGCTCGACCAGGGGATTCTCTTCTTCACGGCGCTTAAGCTACACGGAGTGGATGCGAGGCTGGTCCTCTTCCCCGAGGAGAGCCACGAGTTGACCCGGAAGGGGAAGCCTAGGCACCGTGTGGAAAACTTTAAGGAGATTCTAAACTGGCTGGATAGGTATGTATAG
- a CDS encoding RtcB family protein yields MRNIPINRVSDYVWEIPPGVKPCQKVPVRIYADSVLLEKMKSDMTLEQGINVGCLPGIYRWSIVLPDAHQGYGFPIGGVAAIDAEEGVISPGGIGYDINCGVRVLRTNLTEDEVRPRLKELVDTIFRLVPPGVGGTGHLRLSPTEFERVLAEGVEWAVQKGYGWAEDMDFIEERGSWKLADPSKVSEKAKARGRDQLGTLGSGNHFLEIQVVDKIYDEKVAKVFGIEREGQVVVMIHTGSRGFGHQVATDYLLIMERKMRQWGLNLPDRELAAAPLRDKVAEDYIKAMASAANFAWTNRHIIMHWVREAFKKVFGSIEKVGLELVYDVAHNIAKLEDHVVDERGTVRRVWVHRKGATRAFPPGRSEIPARYRDVGQPVLIPGSMGTASWILVGTHDSMKFTFGTAPHGAGRVLSREAAIRMYPPHKVQEEMSKRGIIVRSAETEVISEEAPWAYKDVDRVVEAAHQVGFAKKVVRQRPIGVVKG; encoded by the coding sequence ATGAGGAACATTCCTATTAACAGGGTTAGTGACTACGTGTGGGAGATTCCGCCTGGGGTGAAGCCTTGCCAGAAGGTGCCTGTGAGGATTTATGCAGATAGTGTGTTGCTGGAGAAGATGAAGAGCGACATGACGCTGGAGCAGGGTATTAACGTCGGTTGCCTCCCGGGGATCTATAGGTGGTCTATTGTCCTGCCGGACGCCCATCAGGGCTACGGCTTCCCCATCGGCGGCGTGGCTGCGATAGACGCCGAGGAGGGGGTCATCTCGCCCGGCGGCATTGGGTACGATATTAACTGCGGCGTGAGGGTGCTGAGGACAAACCTCACAGAGGACGAGGTCAGGCCGAGGCTGAAGGAGCTTGTCGACACGATATTTAGACTGGTGCCTCCCGGCGTCGGCGGGACGGGCCACCTTAGGCTCTCCCCGACGGAGTTTGAGAGAGTCCTCGCCGAGGGCGTTGAGTGGGCCGTGCAGAAGGGCTACGGCTGGGCTGAGGATATGGATTTCATAGAGGAGAGGGGTTCGTGGAAACTCGCCGACCCCTCTAAGGTCAGCGAGAAGGCCAAGGCGAGGGGTAGAGACCAGCTGGGGACGCTGGGCTCGGGCAACCACTTCCTGGAAATACAGGTGGTGGACAAGATATACGACGAGAAGGTGGCTAAGGTATTCGGCATCGAGAGGGAGGGCCAGGTGGTGGTTATGATACACACGGGTAGCCGCGGCTTCGGGCACCAGGTGGCTACCGACTACCTGCTCATAATGGAGAGGAAGATGAGGCAGTGGGGTCTGAATCTCCCGGATAGAGAGCTCGCGGCGGCTCCTCTGAGGGACAAGGTGGCGGAGGACTACATCAAGGCCATGGCCTCCGCCGCCAACTTCGCATGGACCAACCGCCACATCATAATGCACTGGGTTAGGGAGGCGTTTAAGAAGGTGTTCGGCTCTATCGAGAAGGTGGGCCTCGAGCTGGTGTACGACGTGGCGCACAACATCGCCAAGCTAGAGGACCACGTTGTAGACGAGAGGGGCACTGTGAGGAGGGTGTGGGTCCACCGCAAAGGCGCCACCCGCGCCTTCCCGCCGGGGAGGTCCGAGATCCCGGCCAGGTACAGAGACGTGGGCCAGCCGGTGCTGATACCCGGCTCCATGGGGACTGCCTCGTGGATACTCGTGGGCACCCACGACTCTATGAAGTTCACCTTCGGCACGGCTCCGCACGGCGCGGGGAGGGTGTTGAGCCGCGAGGCGGCCATCAGGATGTACCCGCCGCACAAGGTGCAAGAGGAGATGTCAAAGAGAGGTATCATTGTGCGGAGCGCAGAGACGGAGGTGATAAGCGAAGAGGCTCCCTGGGCTTACAAAGACGTAGACCGCGTCGTCGAGGCCGCGCACCAGGTAGGCTTCGCAAAGAAGGTGGTGAGGCAGAGACCTATAGGCGTCGTCAAAGGCTAA
- a CDS encoding PaREP1 family protein, whose product METIRLPASVVTELRKRVEKEGITLEDYVLERLLADVDPPSRAEAYAEAALDLLRAAEEELRAGDLRQASEKIWGAAALAVKAYAYWRDGARLASRGELWRYKDKIAAELGDWVRDAWNAANAMHINFYEGWATGTSVELALHRVRQLVFEIVQKIGVAPADK is encoded by the coding sequence GTGGAGACTATACGTCTTCCGGCAAGCGTCGTGACGGAGTTGCGCAAAAGAGTTGAGAAAGAGGGCATCACCCTTGAAGACTACGTATTGGAAAGACTGCTGGCAGATGTGGATCCCCCAAGCAGAGCCGAGGCATACGCCGAAGCTGCCTTAGATCTGCTGAGAGCCGCCGAGGAGGAGTTGAGGGCTGGTGATTTGAGGCAGGCTAGTGAGAAGATTTGGGGGGCGGCGGCGCTGGCTGTGAAGGCCTACGCCTACTGGCGCGACGGCGCCAGACTGGCGTCACGCGGAGAGCTGTGGCGCTATAAGGATAAAATCGCCGCTGAGCTAGGCGACTGGGTACGCGACGCCTGGAACGCCGCAAACGCCATGCACATAAACTTCTACGAGGGGTGGGCTACGGGGACCTCAGTGGAGCTGGCTCTTCATAGAGTTAGACAGCTAGTTTTCGAGATTGTTCAGAAAATAGGTGTAGCCCCCGCCGACAAGTAA
- a CDS encoding HisA/HisF-related TIM barrel protein, which yields MIIPSIDIEGGRAVKRVKGERGRYIFQGDPVELAYKFRPAPLVHVVDLDGAEAGRPVNTAVIKRVAEILGGRCQLGGGLRSREAVEEALALCKYAVVGSLPFKNWDLFTEIAGLYRQRLVVSIDYGGGHVLIGGWLERALPLEEAVRLLAEAGPYAAVVVTAVEVEGTGGGVKADIDVGRLRRVAERIYYAGGVKNCRDAETARRLGFDGVIVGYALYAGDLKECVEWIQR from the coding sequence GTGATTATCCCCTCAATCGACATAGAGGGAGGCAGGGCTGTAAAGCGCGTGAAGGGGGAGAGAGGGCGGTACATCTTCCAGGGCGATCCCGTGGAGCTGGCCTACAAATTCAGACCAGCCCCTCTTGTCCACGTGGTGGATCTAGACGGCGCTGAGGCCGGCAGGCCAGTCAACACGGCAGTTATCAAGCGGGTCGCGGAGATCCTCGGGGGTAGGTGCCAGTTGGGGGGCGGGCTGAGGAGTAGGGAGGCTGTGGAGGAGGCGCTTGCCCTCTGTAAATACGCAGTCGTCGGCTCGTTGCCATTTAAAAACTGGGACCTGTTCACAGAGATAGCCGGGCTTTACAGACAGAGGCTAGTAGTTTCGATAGACTACGGCGGGGGGCACGTCTTGATCGGCGGCTGGCTAGAGAGAGCCCTACCTCTTGAAGAGGCTGTGCGTCTGCTGGCAGAGGCCGGCCCCTACGCCGCAGTCGTGGTGACGGCGGTGGAGGTGGAGGGCACGGGAGGCGGCGTCAAGGCAGACATAGACGTGGGCAGGCTGAGGAGAGTCGCAGAGAGGATATACTACGCAGGTGGAGTTAAAAACTGCAGAGACGCCGAGACAGCCCGCCGCCTTGGATTCGACGGGGTGATAGTGGGCTACGCCCTCTACGCAGGTGATTTAAAAGAGTGCGTCGAATGGATCCAGCGCTAG
- a CDS encoding imidazoleglycerol-phosphate dehydratase, which yields MAAYTRKTLETEVVVELSRGGEVSVDTPIPFLTHMVETLLTYAGLGGKVIARELRRLDDGHHVIEDVAIALGRALDALMGDRKGIARFGHSVVPMDDSIALAAVDLGGRVYWVVKTRLPDTAIGGYPLSMFPHFVRSLATEARATIHIYARGLDPHHKIEAAHKALGLALRHALSPGQGTSTKGTLK from the coding sequence ATGGCCGCGTACACCCGGAAGACTTTGGAGACTGAGGTGGTCGTGGAGCTGAGCCGAGGCGGCGAGGTGTCCGTCGACACGCCTATCCCCTTCCTCACACACATGGTGGAGACCCTGCTCACGTACGCGGGGCTGGGGGGGAAAGTCATCGCGAGGGAGCTGAGGAGGCTGGACGACGGCCACCACGTAATAGAGGACGTCGCCATCGCGCTCGGCAGGGCGCTGGACGCCCTCATGGGCGATAGGAAGGGGATCGCTAGGTTCGGCCACTCGGTTGTGCCAATGGACGACAGCATCGCGCTGGCCGCGGTAGATCTCGGAGGGAGGGTGTACTGGGTGGTGAAGACGAGGTTGCCGGACACAGCCATCGGGGGCTACCCCCTCTCCATGTTCCCCCACTTCGTGAGGAGCTTGGCAACAGAGGCGAGGGCCACCATCCACATATACGCCAGAGGCTTAGACCCCCACCACAAGATAGAGGCCGCACACAAGGCCCTCGGCCTCGCGTTGAGACACGCCCTCTCGCCCGGCCAGGGCACCTCTACAAAGGGAACGCTGAAATGA
- the hisF gene encoding imidazole glycerol phosphate synthase subunit HisF: MAVVRVIPCLDMDGKAGVVVKGVNFQGIREVGDPVEMAVRYEEEGADEIAVLDITATPEGRATFIESVRRVAEAVSIPVLVGGGVRSLRDAEALFKAGADKVSVNTAAVKRPELVEEMAREFGSQSTVVAIDAKLAGGRYEVYIGGGRVATGLDAVQWARGVEELGAGEILLTSIDRDGTRAGYDAELIKRVTSAIKIPVIASGGAGALEHFHEAVVAGADAVLAASLFHFKIVTIGQVKSFLKQRGVAVRL; this comes from the coding sequence GTGGCCGTGGTGAGGGTCATCCCGTGTCTCGACATGGACGGCAAGGCGGGGGTCGTGGTTAAGGGGGTGAATTTCCAGGGTATTAGAGAGGTTGGCGACCCCGTGGAGATGGCTGTGAGGTACGAGGAGGAGGGTGCCGACGAAATCGCCGTACTGGACATCACAGCCACGCCGGAGGGGAGGGCCACCTTTATCGAATCGGTTAGGAGAGTGGCCGAGGCCGTTTCTATACCAGTCTTGGTGGGGGGCGGGGTGCGGAGCCTGCGGGACGCAGAGGCTCTGTTTAAAGCAGGCGCCGACAAGGTCTCTGTAAATACAGCCGCGGTGAAGAGACCGGAGCTTGTGGAAGAGATGGCTAGAGAGTTCGGTAGCCAATCCACAGTGGTGGCCATAGACGCGAAGCTGGCTGGGGGCCGCTACGAGGTCTACATAGGCGGGGGACGTGTGGCGACGGGGCTAGACGCGGTGCAATGGGCGAGGGGAGTTGAGGAGTTGGGTGCCGGGGAGATACTGCTGACGTCGATTGACCGCGACGGGACTAGGGCAGGCTACGATGCCGAGTTGATTAAAAGAGTGACCTCCGCCATCAAGATCCCCGTCATCGCCTCCGGGGGGGCCGGCGCGCTTGAGCACTTCCACGAGGCGGTCGTGGCTGGCGCCGACGCAGTGCTGGCCGCCTCTCTCTTCCACTTCAAAATCGTCACCATAGGACAGGTAAAGAGTTTTCTAAAGCAGAGGGGGGTGGCGGTTAGGCTCTAG
- the hisD gene encoding histidinol dehydrogenase, whose product MRRGFPRDVLDSVSKIIDDVESGGLSAALEYSRRLDGVAPENHLVTPRSGGDVEVVSAALAAAESLRRFYEKMAPPSAADYYGGVLRTALWRPVKSVGLYVPARYISTLVMLAIPAKIAGVDEIYVVTPPRGVTDELLAVARELGVKAVLAVGGPHGLAYAVHHIGVDMVAGPGGLYVQAAKYLLSQHVGIDGIEGPTELVVYAESVAPDTAARGALAQLEHGPASFAYVISPDSELLRGVEEIYRREKTSSMGLLETRKVSGVEEAVDLIERIAPEHLEVWGRREVAYRVRNVGAVSVNMPSPYLDYVAGISHVLPTGGSARWRGIVTPLTFMKAVGIAEAVGELALREAARRLAEYEGFPFHRRALL is encoded by the coding sequence ATGAGGAGAGGCTTTCCGCGGGATGTCTTGGATTCCGTTAGTAAGATTATTGACGATGTGGAGAGCGGGGGGCTGAGCGCGGCTTTGGAGTACTCCAGGCGGCTTGACGGCGTTGCCCCAGAGAATCACCTAGTCACGCCGAGATCGGGGGGAGACGTTGAGGTGGTGTCGGCAGCCCTCGCCGCGGCCGAGTCGCTTAGGAGGTTTTACGAGAAGATGGCGCCTCCATCCGCGGCGGATTACTACGGCGGTGTGTTGAGAACGGCGCTGTGGAGACCTGTCAAGAGCGTGGGGCTGTATGTGCCCGCGCGCTACATATCTACTCTCGTCATGCTGGCGATCCCCGCGAAAATCGCCGGGGTCGACGAGATATACGTAGTGACGCCGCCCCGCGGCGTTACAGACGAGTTGCTTGCTGTGGCGAGGGAGCTCGGGGTCAAGGCGGTGCTTGCCGTCGGGGGCCCCCACGGCCTCGCCTACGCGGTGCACCACATAGGGGTAGATATGGTGGCGGGCCCCGGCGGGTTGTACGTCCAGGCGGCGAAGTACCTGCTGTCTCAACATGTCGGGATAGACGGCATAGAGGGCCCCACCGAGCTGGTGGTGTACGCAGAATCCGTAGCGCCCGACACGGCGGCTAGGGGGGCGCTGGCTCAGCTGGAGCACGGCCCCGCCTCATTTGCATACGTCATCTCGCCGGATTCCGAACTGCTGAGAGGCGTCGAAGAGATATACAGGAGAGAGAAGACGTCTTCGATGGGGCTACTGGAGACGAGAAAGGTCTCTGGCGTGGAGGAGGCCGTGGATCTCATCGAGAGAATTGCCCCCGAGCATCTGGAGGTGTGGGGGAGGAGGGAGGTGGCTTACAGAGTTAGGAACGTAGGCGCCGTGTCTGTCAACATGCCGAGCCCCTATCTCGACTACGTGGCGGGGATCAGCCACGTCTTGCCCACAGGCGGCTCGGCGAGGTGGCGGGGCATCGTGACGCCGCTTACCTTTATGAAGGCCGTCGGCATAGCCGAGGCGGTGGGCGAGCTGGCTCTCCGCGAGGCCGCCAGAAGGCTGGCAGAGTACGAAGGCTTCCCATTCCACCGCAGGGCGTTGCTATGA
- the hisE gene encoding phosphoribosyl-ATP diphosphatase, which produces MTCQVLEKLEEVIRRRIAEGNPQSYTYRLYASGVPTVARKVGEEAVEVAVAALSEGRERVVAEAADLLYHLLVLLNALGLSLADVCDELERRMK; this is translated from the coding sequence ATGACGTGTCAGGTGCTGGAGAAGCTTGAGGAGGTCATCCGACGGAGAATCGCCGAGGGCAACCCCCAGAGCTACACATACCGCCTATACGCATCGGGCGTCCCCACGGTAGCCCGGAAGGTCGGCGAAGAGGCGGTGGAGGTGGCTGTGGCGGCCTTGTCAGAGGGGAGGGAGAGGGTAGTGGCCGAGGCGGCCGACCTCCTCTACCACCTCCTGGTGTTGCTAAACGCCCTCGGCCTCTCTCTCGCGGATGTCTGCGACGAGTTGGAGAGGCGGATGAAGTAG
- a CDS encoding DUF4143 domain-containing protein gives MVVLPLGFPQFATVLYGEARDPAVVEALFEEYLKRGGFPKSVNEHPDAAASLIDAVVSETYRHGRSPQLLKEVVGAIMEKVPSPLSYHAVAQEVGISHNTVRDYVEFLKDLYLLGVAYLLEGDKPNLRREKKIFFRDPLIYRALAWWTGKAVDESTLLEHVAQEHLYRTCGSVYYYRNRTEIEIVAGSYRLEIKTSKTRKSYPREVQIVAKKDLPIFLLQLKSC, from the coding sequence GTGGTTGTCCTGCCGCTGGGCTTCCCCCAGTTCGCAACTGTGCTCTACGGAGAGGCGAGAGATCCCGCCGTGGTTGAGGCCTTGTTTGAGGAGTACTTAAAGAGAGGTGGGTTTCCCAAGTCTGTAAATGAACACCCAGACGCCGCCGCTTCACTTATCGACGCCGTGGTCTCTGAGACGTATAGACACGGAAGGAGCCCCCAGCTATTAAAAGAAGTAGTAGGCGCCATCATGGAGAAGGTTCCCAGCCCTCTGTCGTACCACGCCGTGGCCCAAGAGGTTGGGATATCTCACAACACAGTCCGCGACTATGTGGAATTTCTCAAAGATCTTTATCTGCTAGGTGTGGCGTATCTACTAGAGGGAGACAAGCCAAACCTCCGACGAGAGAAAAAAATCTTCTTTAGAGACCCCCTGATATATAGAGCTCTAGCCTGGTGGACCGGGAAGGCGGTTGATGAATCTACGCTACTTGAACACGTGGCTCAAGAACACCTCTACAGAACATGCGGCTCTGTCTACTACTACAGAAATAGGACAGAGATAGAGATAGTCGCGGGGAGCTACAGGCTGGAGATAAAGACGTCCAAAACCCGGAAGAGCTACCCCAGGGAGGTGCAGATAGTCGCCAAGAAAGATCTGCCAATATTCCTCCTACAGCTAAAGAGTTGCTGA
- a CDS encoding NAD(P)/FAD-dependent oxidoreductase, with translation MVTQYLSRLRTLDRYVGDYDVVIVGAGPAGLFAALELAEAGGVKVALIDGGYKASQRHCPLQTPLEKCTYCVPCHIMYGIGGAGTLSSGLINLRPDVGGDLHELVGDWDRAMELINYVDSIFVKFGAPGRVYEPNMEYLAKLSALAARVNARIIPIRQRHMGTDGSRMVVEAMTRHLEGAGVAVMYATWAVEVERGSNGLFTVKTTRGVLNARAVLLAPGRGGAEWLVSQLKRLGASIDFGPVDIGVRVEVPYHVMKPLTDAVHDPKVVLYTSKYDDKVRTFCTNPRGFVVKEVYSDGTIGVNGETYLEKKSDNTNFAFLVTLRLTDPMEDTLEFGKSIARLATKLGGGKPLIQRLYDLERGQRSTWDRIRRSSISPTLKDVTPGDISLALPHRIVEDIIEGLKKLDELAPGVASPQTLIYAPEIKYYSARPAVDANLMTTVPGLFVAGDGAGLSRGINVAAATGVLAARGILKYLTQH, from the coding sequence GTGGTTACGCAGTACCTATCCCGCCTCAGGACGCTGGATCGGTACGTGGGGGATTACGACGTGGTGATAGTGGGGGCGGGGCCGGCGGGCCTCTTCGCCGCTCTTGAGCTGGCAGAGGCCGGGGGGGTCAAGGTGGCTCTCATCGACGGCGGGTACAAGGCCTCGCAGAGACACTGCCCTCTGCAGACTCCTCTGGAGAAGTGTACCTACTGCGTCCCCTGCCATATCATGTACGGCATTGGGGGGGCGGGCACGTTGAGCTCCGGCCTCATCAACCTCAGGCCGGACGTGGGGGGCGACCTCCACGAGCTGGTGGGGGACTGGGACAGGGCGATGGAGCTTATCAACTACGTGGATTCGATATTTGTCAAGTTCGGGGCGCCGGGCCGCGTCTACGAGCCTAATATGGAGTACCTCGCGAAGCTCTCGGCGCTGGCTGCGAGGGTCAACGCGAGGATTATCCCAATACGCCAGCGACACATGGGTACTGACGGGAGTAGGATGGTTGTGGAGGCTATGACTCGGCACCTCGAGGGGGCCGGCGTCGCCGTGATGTACGCCACGTGGGCTGTGGAGGTGGAGCGCGGGTCGAATGGACTCTTCACCGTCAAGACTACCCGCGGTGTGCTGAACGCGAGGGCTGTGCTTTTGGCGCCGGGGAGGGGCGGCGCCGAGTGGCTTGTCTCACAGCTGAAGCGCCTGGGCGCCTCTATTGACTTCGGCCCTGTGGATATCGGGGTGAGGGTGGAGGTGCCGTACCACGTCATGAAGCCGCTTACAGACGCGGTGCACGACCCTAAGGTGGTTCTCTACACCTCTAAATACGACGACAAGGTGAGGACCTTCTGTACAAATCCTCGCGGCTTCGTGGTTAAGGAGGTATATTCGGACGGCACGATCGGCGTCAACGGCGAGACGTACCTAGAGAAAAAGAGCGACAACACAAACTTCGCGTTTCTAGTAACGCTTAGGCTTACAGACCCCATGGAGGACACGCTTGAGTTCGGCAAGTCAATCGCCAGGCTGGCCACCAAGCTGGGGGGCGGCAAGCCGCTCATCCAGAGGCTTTACGACCTGGAGAGGGGGCAGAGATCCACCTGGGATCGTATTAGGAGGTCGAGTATATCTCCCACGCTTAAAGACGTCACGCCTGGCGACATATCCCTTGCGCTACCCCACCGCATTGTTGAGGACATTATAGAGGGGTTGAAGAAGCTCGACGAGCTGGCCCCCGGCGTAGCGAGCCCACAGACACTCATCTACGCCCCTGAGATTAAGTACTACTCAGCGAGGCCTGCGGTAGATGCCAACTTAATGACGACAGTTCCCGGCTTATTCGTCGCGGGCGACGGCGCCGGCCTCTCCCGCGGCATAAACGTCGCCGCGGCCACCGGGGTTCTAGCGGCGAGGGGGATTTTGAAATACCTCACGCAACATTGA
- a CDS encoding adenylosuccinate synthetase, whose translation MLYVVVDGFFGDTGKGKVVAYLAAVDKPALCVRTGAPNAGHTVVWRGETVVLRTLPTCFVNPGSKLAVAPGALIKIDVFLSEVEKFGRGRSYVDFNTGVIEEAHVERERADEFLMKTVGSTGQGVGAAMVDRVLRRLRLAKEFEALTPYLADVPAMIHQERDRGVVIEGTQGTFLSLYHGTYPYVTSRDVTASGVLSEAGVGPRAVDHVVLVFKAYVTRVGNGPLPGELPPEEAERRGWAERGAVTGRPRRAAPFNMELAKRAVLLNTPTQIAITKIDILFRDASGKTRWTDLPPEARKWIEEVEDALKVPITLIGTGPEPQHMVDLRKEKGVV comes from the coding sequence ATGCTATACGTCGTCGTCGACGGCTTCTTCGGCGACACGGGAAAGGGCAAAGTCGTGGCGTATCTAGCCGCCGTCGACAAGCCGGCGCTGTGCGTGAGGACCGGCGCCCCCAACGCGGGGCATACAGTGGTTTGGAGAGGTGAGACCGTGGTCCTACGCACGCTCCCCACGTGCTTCGTCAACCCCGGCTCCAAGCTGGCCGTGGCACCCGGCGCGTTGATCAAGATAGACGTCTTCCTCTCGGAGGTTGAGAAGTTCGGCAGAGGCCGTAGCTATGTCGACTTCAACACAGGCGTCATAGAAGAGGCACATGTGGAGCGGGAGAGGGCAGACGAATTTCTCATGAAAACAGTCGGCTCCACGGGGCAGGGCGTCGGGGCCGCGATGGTCGACCGCGTCCTCCGGAGGCTTAGGCTGGCCAAGGAGTTCGAGGCGCTCACGCCCTACCTCGCCGACGTCCCGGCGATGATACACCAAGAACGGGATCGGGGCGTGGTTATAGAAGGCACCCAGGGGACCTTCCTATCCCTCTACCACGGCACCTACCCCTACGTCACAAGTAGAGACGTCACGGCAAGCGGCGTGTTGAGCGAGGCGGGGGTGGGTCCCAGGGCCGTGGACCACGTCGTGCTTGTATTCAAGGCCTACGTTACGAGGGTGGGCAACGGCCCCCTACCCGGCGAGCTACCGCCAGAAGAGGCCGAGAGGAGGGGGTGGGCCGAGCGGGGAGCCGTCACCGGCAGGCCGAGGAGGGCGGCGCCATTCAACATGGAGCTCGCCAAGCGCGCAGTTCTCCTCAACACCCCCACCCAAATAGCCATAACAAAGATAGACATCCTCTTCAGAGACGCCTCAGGCAAAACCAGGTGGACAGATCTGCCGCCAGAAGCCAGGAAGTGGATTGAAGAAGTGGAAGACGCGCTGAAGGTACCCATCACGTTAATAGGAACCGGCCCAGAGCCGCAACACATGGTAGACTTGAGAAAGGAGAAAGGAGTAGTGTAA